Proteins from a genomic interval of Dehalococcoidia bacterium:
- the thiC gene encoding phosphomethylpyrimidine synthase ThiC, with translation MTQLELAKSGGISFEMKRVAADEGVTPEFIQQGVAGGTIVIPSNKKHKITQHCGIGKGLKIKVNANIGTSADSGSKETELEKLKVAVQYKSDTVMDLSTGGDLQSILKAIIANSPIPVGTVPIYTAAIRAIKDRGALVNMTADDLFNAIEQHAQDGVDFVTVHCGVTRASIDRLKKQGRVTDIVSRGGAILLGWILHNDKENPLYEQYDRLLDIAKRHDMTLSLGDGLRPGSIVDATDRAQIEELIILGELVARAREAGVQAMVEGPGHVPLDQIAANMVIQKTLCQGAPFYVLGPLVTDIAAGYDHITGAIGGAIAAMSGADFLCYVTPSEHLGLPGTEDVRQGVIASRIAAHAADIARGIKGAREIDRKMSVARKSLNWEEQARLALDPEKVRSLHKQHSGSGDTCTMCGGMCAMKLVSEYLGKGVEKC, from the coding sequence ATGACACAGTTAGAGCTGGCAAAAAGCGGGGGGATATCCTTCGAGATGAAGCGCGTCGCCGCGGACGAAGGCGTCACGCCGGAGTTTATACAGCAGGGCGTCGCCGGGGGGACTATCGTTATCCCGTCGAATAAAAAACACAAGATAACGCAGCACTGCGGCATCGGCAAGGGGCTCAAGATAAAGGTCAACGCCAACATCGGAACGTCCGCCGACAGCGGCAGCAAAGAGACCGAGCTTGAGAAGCTGAAGGTCGCCGTACAGTATAAATCCGACACGGTCATGGACCTGAGCACGGGCGGAGACCTGCAATCGATACTCAAAGCCATCATCGCCAACAGCCCGATACCGGTGGGCACGGTGCCTATCTACACGGCGGCGATAAGGGCGATCAAGGACAGGGGCGCGCTGGTGAACATGACCGCCGACGACCTGTTCAATGCGATAGAACAGCATGCTCAGGACGGCGTCGATTTCGTCACCGTGCATTGCGGCGTCACCAGGGCCTCCATCGACAGGCTGAAGAAGCAGGGGCGGGTCACCGATATCGTATCGCGGGGCGGGGCCATACTCCTCGGCTGGATACTGCACAACGATAAGGAGAACCCGCTGTACGAGCAGTACGACCGCCTGCTCGACATAGCCAAACGACACGACATGACGCTGAGCCTGGGCGACGGCCTGCGCCCCGGCAGTATAGTTGACGCTACCGACCGGGCCCAGATCGAGGAGCTCATCATCCTCGGCGAGCTGGTGGCCCGCGCACGGGAGGCCGGCGTGCAGGCCATGGTGGAGGGGCCGGGGCACGTGCCGCTGGACCAGATAGCGGCCAATATGGTGATCCAGAAGACCTTATGCCAGGGCGCGCCGTTCTACGTGCTGGGCCCGCTGGTCACGGATATCGCCGCCGGATACGACCACATCACCGGCGCTATCGGCGGCGCGATAGCCGCCATGTCCGGAGCCGATTTCCTCTGCTACGTCACGCCATCGGAGCACCTCGGCCTGCCTGGGACGGAGGACGTGCGGCAGGGCGTCATCGCGTCGCGCATCGCGGCCCACGCCGCCGACATTGCAAGGGGAATCAAAGGAGCCCGCGAGATCGACCGCAAGATGTCGGTGGCCCGCAAGAGCCTCAACTGGGAGGAGCAGGCCAGGCTGGCGCTGGACCCGGAAAAGGTGCGCTCGCTGCACAAGCAGCACTCGGGCTCAGGCGATACCTGCACCATGTGCGGCGGCATGTGCGCCATGAAGCTGGTCTCCGAGTACCTCGGCAAGGGCGTTGAGAAATGTTAG
- a CDS encoding sulfide-dependent adenosine diphosphate thiazole synthase: MPIFQPVEERDVTRAIIRKFSAQFDEYVQSDVIIVGGGPAGLIAAIDLCKKGVKTLIIERNNYLGGGFWIGGYFMNILTIRAPAQKVLDELGVPYEKHSKGLYTASAPHTCAAAIAAACSAGVKIFSLTSLEDLVLKADKRVAGVVVNWSAIAYLPNEISALDPVPLECKVVIDATGHDACVVKKLEKRGLLQTRGEGPLWITASEDQVVEHTGEVYPGLVVCGMAVGTVYGVPRMGPTFGGMLLSGKRAASIASQMV; this comes from the coding sequence ATGCCCATCTTCCAGCCGGTTGAAGAGCGCGACGTAACCCGCGCCATAATACGCAAATTCTCCGCCCAGTTCGACGAATACGTCCAGAGCGACGTCATCATCGTCGGCGGAGGGCCCGCCGGACTCATAGCCGCCATCGACCTATGCAAGAAAGGCGTGAAAACTCTCATCATCGAGCGCAACAACTACCTCGGCGGCGGCTTCTGGATCGGCGGCTATTTCATGAACATACTGACGATACGCGCGCCGGCGCAGAAGGTGCTGGACGAGCTGGGCGTGCCCTACGAGAAGCACAGCAAGGGGCTTTACACCGCCAGCGCCCCCCACACCTGCGCCGCCGCCATAGCCGCCGCGTGCAGCGCGGGCGTAAAGATATTTTCGCTGACCTCGCTGGAAGACCTCGTTCTGAAAGCCGACAAGCGCGTAGCCGGCGTGGTGGTCAACTGGAGCGCCATCGCCTATCTTCCCAACGAGATATCCGCCCTCGATCCGGTGCCGCTGGAATGCAAGGTAGTCATCGACGCCACGGGGCACGACGCATGCGTAGTCAAGAAACTGGAGAAGCGCGGCCTGCTGCAAACCCGGGGCGAGGGCCCGCTCTGGATCACCGCCTCCGAGGACCAGGTTGTGGAGCACACCGGGGAGGTGTATCCCGGCCTGGTGGTCTGCGGCATGGCGGTGGGCACGGTCTACGGCGTGCCGCGCATGGGCCCGACGTTCGGCGGGATGCTCCTTTCGGGGAAACGTGCTGCCTCAATTGCTTCACAAATGGTTTAA